The window ATTATTCATAACCTTTGCTGTCATAGTGAAGACATTCGTGCCTGTGTTGAAAGTGCTGGAGCTATACAGGCGTTATTGTGGCTTCTCAAAAATGGCGGATCAAAGGGGCAAGAAGCATCAGCTAGGGCTTTAACAAAGCTAATCACAGCGGCTGATTCAGCTACCACTAATCAATTGTTAGTGTTGCTCCTGGGAGATTCACCAAGCTCAAAGGTCCATGTAACTAAGGTGCTAGGACATGTGCTTACCTTGGCATCTCACAGTGACCTTGTGAATAAAGGTGCTGCTGCTAACCAAGGGCTAATGTCGCTTGTCCAGGTTCTTAATTCCTCAAATGAAAAGACTCAAGTATATGCTGCCTCTGTCCTGGCAGATGTATTTAGCTCTCGACATGATATTTGTAATAGTCTAGCAACAGATGAAGTGGTTAATCCTTGCATGAAACTTCTGGGTAGCAATTCTCCAGCTGTTGCAACACAGTCAGCTCGAGCCTTGCGTGCTTTGTCCCATCCATCAAAAGCAAAATCTACAAACAAGATGCCTTATATTGCTGAAGGGCATATAAAAACATTAATCAAGCTGGCCAAAACAGCATCCATTGATTCTGCAGCTACCGCAATGGCTGCTTTAGCCAATCTGTTGTCTGATCCAGAGACAGCTGCGCAAGCACTGGATGAAGAGGTTGTTTCAGCTTTGACAAGAGTTTTAGGAGAAGGATCGTCAGAAGGTAGGAGAAATGCGGCACGTGCCCTTCATCAGCTATTGAAGCGTTTTCCGGTGGAAAATGTATTCAACGGAAGTGCTCAATGTCGATTTGCTGTTCTTGCTATGGTGGAATCATTAAAGGAGATGAATGTTGATGGCACTGATGCTGCAAATGCTTTAGACGTTATTGCACTTTTGGCTAGGACAAGCACAGATTCCACTTACCGTCCATGCACTGCCCTTGCTGAAGTTCCATCTAGTTTAGAGCCTCTTGTACATTGCCTTTGTGAGGGATCTCCCCTTGTCCAAGATAAGGCAATAGAAATTCTATCAAGGCTTTGTGGAGATCAACCGGTTTCGCTGGGTGACCTGTTAGTATCAAAATCAAGGTCTATAGGTGCATTGGCTGATAGAATACTGAATTCTTGCACTTTAGAAGTAAGAGTGGGTGGAACCGCATTGGTCATTTGTGCTGCCAAGGAGCACAAACTTCAGTCAATGAATGCACTTGATGCATCTGGATACCTGAAACCTCTTATATATGCATTAGTTGACATGATGAAGCAGAACTCTACTTGTTCTTCCCTAGAAATTGAAGTCAGAACCCCTAGGGGCTTCACAGAAAGAACTCCATTTGGAGAAGGAAATGAGTTTGAGGTTCCTGACCCAGCAACAGTTTTGGGAGGTACGGTTGCCCTTTGGTTGCTCTCAATAATTTCATCATTTCAAGTCAAGAACAAATCCACTGTAGTGGAAGCTGGCGGACTTGAGGCCCTTGCTGACAAGCTTGCAAGACATAGTTCCAATCCACAGGTAGATTTTATACCATTATTGGTATTCTTGGTGTTTGCTTTTTCGCTCTTTTTGGCCCATTTGTGTGAATGCCTCTTCATAAAGATAACTAGAGTTGGTTTTCCACTTGGggaaatataagttgttgttTAGTGTCAACTATTTTTgtcttttcaatttttgagctttGGGCCTGTTACTTCTTCTATAGGCTGGCTTTTGATAACAGACTCTTTGGCTGTCTGCGGGCAGCACGATGAAACTGTTTAAAGAAGTCAATTATCCATTTATTTCACTACTTCTGGGATTTTCTCAAAACAAAAGTTTATTTCACTACTTCTAATCGCCTGCCATATTATTCATATAATAAATGTACACGAAGGAAGTAGTACTGGCTATATTTTAGCCGAGTGCCTTTTTTGTAAATCATTATAAGAGCAAAAATATTTGAAATgcagattttcttcttctttctattaGCTTATCTGTCCTTTTCCTGTTTTCATATTACATTGAATCACCGGTTAGTCAATATACTCTTGATGTGTGCTTATCATTAATAACGCCACTGGAGTTGGTAAAATGGAAAACTTTTCCCAGCAACCTTGAATGTTTAAGTAACCTTCTCTTCTGGCACAGAGAGATATCAATGAAAGTTCAGCtaataaaatcaataaaagatGGATAATAAAGGACATTCTTTAGTGTCTCCTttattcaatttaatcttttGGAAGTAATGTTGGTTCTCATGATTCGCTTAAAGTTTATATTTGGTCACCGTAATGAAGAGATATTTGTCATGGTAGGCAGAGTATGAAGATGCAGAAGGCATGTGGATCAGTGCACTGCTATTAGCTATATTATTCCAGAATGCGAACATTATATCCTCTCCAACAACCATGCGCATTATACCTTCCCTTGCACTTCTTCTGAAATCAGATGAAATGATTGACCGATTTTTTGCTGCTCAGGCAATAGCCAGCCTTGTTTGTCATCGAAACAAGGGAATAAATCTTACTGTTGCAAATTCAGGTACAATCACCGGTCTAATAAGCTTGATTGGTCACGTTGAAATTGAAATGCCAAATCTTGTTGCTCTatctgaagaattttcattagtAAGACAACCAGATCAGGTTTCTCTTGAAGTCCTCTTTGAAATTGAAGAAGCGAGAGTTGGTTCCGCTGCACGCAGAACCATCCCTTTATTGGTAGATCTGTTAAAACCACTTCCAGATAGACCAGGTGCGCCCCCATTAGCTGTTCGTCTCTTGACCCAAATTGCAGATGGTAGTGATGCAAATAAATCAATCATGGCGGAAGCTGGCGCACTGGATGCTCTAGCGAAGTACCTATCTTTGAGCCCTCAGGACTTGACTGAGGCAACTATCTCTGAACTACTGAGAATCATATTTAGCAATTCTGATCTTATTCAATATGAAGCAGCTGTTAGTTGCTCTGTTCAACTGATTGCTGTCCTACGTTTAGGGTCAAGGAGTGCAAGGCTGAGTGCTGCGAGGGCTTTAGATGAACTTTTTGATAATGAGAACATTAGAGATTCTgaagcatctgttcaagcaattCAGCCTTTGGCTGACATGCTTGATGCTGCATCAGAAAGTGAACAATATGCTGCTCTTAGTTCCTTGATCAAGTTGACTTCAGGAAATGAATCAAAGGCAGCAGTGATGGCTGATGTAAATGGGAATCCTCTTGAGAGTTTATACAAAATTCTGTCTTCGTCTTCTCCAATGGAATTGAAAAGTGATGCTGCTGAATTATGTTTTGTACTTTTTGGTGATCCAAAAATCAGAGCATTGCCTATTGCTTCTGAATGCTTAGAGCCCCTTATACTGCTTATGCAATCAGATGTAGAAAGAGCAGTGGAATCAGCTCTTTGTGCTTTTGAGAGGTTGTTGGAAGATGAGCATCTGGTGGAGCTTGCATCAGCTTATGAGCTTGTTGATATTCTGGTTCATCTGATTTCTGGATCAAACCATCGGCTCATTGAAGCGAGTATTTTTGCACTTATTAAGCTGGGAAAAGACCGAACTCCGCGCAAGTTGGATATGGTGAAAGCAGGAATAATTGAAAATTGTCTTGAGCTACTCCCTACTTCATCCAGTTCCTTGTGCTCCACAATTGCAGAACTCTTCCGTGTCTTGACAAATAGTAGTGCTATCTCGAGAAGTCCATCTGCTGCAAAAATCGTAGAACCTCTCTTTACGGTTTTGCAGCGGTCGGATTTTGGATTGTGGGGACAGCACAGCGCTTTGCAAACTCTAGTAAATATTCTAGAGAAGCCACAATGTCTTGCAACTCTAAAACTTACTCCTAGCCAGGTCATTGAGCCTCTGATTTCCTTTCTTGAATCCCCAGCTCAAGCCATCCAGCAACTTGGGACTGAATTGCTATCCCATCTCCTTGCCCAAGAGCATTTTAAGCAAGATATAACAACAAAAAATGCAGTAGTGCCCCTTGTGCAGCTCGCAGGCATTGGCATTTTGAATTTACAGCAGACAGCAATTAGTGCTTTGGAAAATATCTCATTAAGCTGGCCAAAGGAAGTTGCTGATGCCGGTGGAATTTTTGAGCTTGCAAAGGTTATCGTTCAAGATGACCCCCAACCTCCTGATACATTATGGGAGTCAGCGGCTATGATTCTCTGCAATGTCCTACGGTCTAACTCTGATTACTACTTCAAGGTTCCCCTGGTGGTTCTTGTAAAGATGCTGTATTCAACAGCTGATAGCACTGTTACTATTGCACTTAATGCTCTGATAGTTCAtgaaaaaactgatttatcaagTGGTGAACTCATGGCTGAAGCTGGTGCTGTTGATGCTCTTCTAGATCTGCTAAGATCTCACCAGTTTGAAGAAGCGTCAGCAGGACTGCTTGAAGCTCTATTCAACAACATCCGAATACGGGAATTGAAGGTATCTAAGTATGCAATAGCACCTCTGTCACAATATTTGCTAGATCCACAGACTGAATTGCAGTCCGGAAGGCTTCTTGCTGCTCTCTCACTTGGTGATCTCTCCCAGCATGAAGGACTTGCTAGAGCAAGTGATTCTGTCTCTGCCTGTCGAGCACTAATAAGTTTGCTTAAAGATCAACCAACGGAAGAAATGAAAATGGTGGCAATTTGTGCATTGCAAAATTTTGTCATGCACAGTCGAACCAACAGGAGAGCTGTCGCAGAAGCGGGTGGAATATTAGTAGTTCAAGAACTGCTTCTATCCCCTAATTCAGAAATTGCAGGGCAGGCAGCTCTGCTCATAAGATTTTTGTTCTCAAACCACACACTTAAGGACTATGCATCAAATGAACTTATCAGATCTTTGACAGGTACTTTGCTTAAATaaaatattctttcctttttccattCAATGATTCTCTCCACCAGTTGTGTCGAATATATTAACATGAGTAGCAAATAGAATTGCACAGGAAACTTATCAGGACCTACTTGAGATGAACATCATATGCGACTGCTTAACACCAGAAAGAGTCTATAGACCTAATTCTGTGTAACCATATTTTTCCCAAGGATGTGAAACTTTTAAATCTTTTGATTTAAGTGTCCCTTCAAGTTGAAGAAGTGTTCAAGCCCTTACAGAAAGTCAAAGCTTCTCAGCATCACCCAGGAAGCGATCAATGGGCCATTTATAAGTTGGCTTTCCAAGATCGAGGACCATCATGAGATTGTCGGAGCACGAAACTAGCAATACTACTC is drawn from Nicotiana tabacum cultivar K326 chromosome 22, ASM71507v2, whole genome shotgun sequence and contains these coding sequences:
- the LOC107802758 gene encoding protein CELLULOSE SYNTHASE INTERACTIVE 3-like, with protein sequence MSKFSFPELRDKKFSSSSQKSRESNETAEMDDPEKTLSRVTQLIDQLHVNQSSEHEKELTTARLLGIAKARKEARYLIGSHGQAMPLFLSILRNGTPLAKVNVASTLTVLCKDEDIRLKVLLGGCIPPLLSLLKSDSAEARKAAAEAIFTVSSSGVSDDHIGMSIFITEGVVPTLWEQLNPKQKQDKAVEGFLIGALRNLCGDKDGHWRTTLEAGGVDIIVRLLSSNSASTQSNAASLLARMMLAFSDSIPKVIDSGAIKALFSLLDQQNDVSVRASAAEALESLTSKSAKAKKAVVDSQGVPLLIGAVTSPSKERMKGEGGEKLQRHAIQALANICGGMSPLLLYLGELAQSPRLAAPVADIIGALAYALMVIERNAEQEPFVATKVENILAMLLKPRDNKLVQERLLEAMASLYGNAYLSKLVHQSDSKKALVGLTTMASGDALEYLILSLLRLCCDGVTVWEAIGKKEGIQLLISLLWLSSEQHQEYAVEMLAILTDQIDESKWAITAAGGIPPLVQLLEMGSQKAREDAAHIIHNLCCHSEDIRACVESAGAIQALLWLLKNGGSKGQEASARALTKLITAADSATTNQLLVLLLGDSPSSKVHVTKVLGHVLTLASHSDLVNKGAAANQGLMSLVQVLNSSNEKTQVYAASVLADVFSSRHDICNSLATDEVVNPCMKLLGSNSPAVATQSARALRALSHPSKAKSTNKMPYIAEGHIKTLIKLAKTASIDSAATAMAALANLLSDPETAAQALDEEVVSALTRVLGEGSSEGRRNAARALHQLLKRFPVENVFNGSAQCRFAVLAMVESLKEMNVDGTDAANALDVIALLARTSTDSTYRPCTALAEVPSSLEPLVHCLCEGSPLVQDKAIEILSRLCGDQPVSLGDLLVSKSRSIGALADRILNSCTLEVRVGGTALVICAAKEHKLQSMNALDASGYLKPLIYALVDMMKQNSTCSSLEIEVRTPRGFTERTPFGEGNEFEVPDPATVLGGTVALWLLSIISSFQVKNKSTVVEAGGLEALADKLARHSSNPQAEYEDAEGMWISALLLAILFQNANIISSPTTMRIIPSLALLLKSDEMIDRFFAAQAIASLVCHRNKGINLTVANSGTITGLISLIGHVEIEMPNLVALSEEFSLVRQPDQVSLEVLFEIEEARVGSAARRTIPLLVDLLKPLPDRPGAPPLAVRLLTQIADGSDANKSIMAEAGALDALAKYLSLSPQDLTEATISELLRIIFSNSDLIQYEAAVSCSVQLIAVLRLGSRSARLSAARALDELFDNENIRDSEASVQAIQPLADMLDAASESEQYAALSSLIKLTSGNESKAAVMADVNGNPLESLYKILSSSSPMELKSDAAELCFVLFGDPKIRALPIASECLEPLILLMQSDVERAVESALCAFERLLEDEHLVELASAYELVDILVHLISGSNHRLIEASIFALIKLGKDRTPRKLDMVKAGIIENCLELLPTSSSSLCSTIAELFRVLTNSSAISRSPSAAKIVEPLFTVLQRSDFGLWGQHSALQTLVNILEKPQCLATLKLTPSQVIEPLISFLESPAQAIQQLGTELLSHLLAQEHFKQDITTKNAVVPLVQLAGIGILNLQQTAISALENISLSWPKEVADAGGIFELAKVIVQDDPQPPDTLWESAAMILCNVLRSNSDYYFKVPLVVLVKMLYSTADSTVTIALNALIVHEKTDLSSGELMAEAGAVDALLDLLRSHQFEEASAGLLEALFNNIRIRELKVSKYAIAPLSQYLLDPQTELQSGRLLAALSLGDLSQHEGLARASDSVSACRALISLLKDQPTEEMKMVAICALQNFVMHSRTNRRAVAEAGGILVVQELLLSPNSEIAGQAALLIRFLFSNHTLKDYASNELIRSLTAALEKEACATATTNEEILTSIYIIFSNFPKLQISEAATLCIPHLVAALKSGSEAAHDSVLTTLCLLKQSWSTMPIDVSKSQAMVAAEAIPILQMLIKTCPQGFHERADSLLHCLPGCLTVTIKRASNLRHVMGGTNAFCRLTIGNCPARQTKVVSRNTSPEWNEGFTWAFDIPPKGQKLQILCKSKTTFGKTTLGTVTIQIDKVVSEGIHSGVFSLSHDRDKDGSSQTLDVEITWSNRTSNESLK